A genomic window from Lotus japonicus ecotype B-129 chromosome 1, LjGifu_v1.2 includes:
- the LOC130714030 gene encoding disease resistance protein RPV1-like isoform X1, with amino-acid sequence MLGSSSSSSSAAAIVMTPPKYDVFLSFRGEDTRDNFTSHLYDGLCRKRIQTFIDYRLDKGDAISPELCKAMEESMIYIIIFSQHYASSSWCLDELDKILKCKKRYGRNVIPVFYKVDPSNVRHQEGCYKDAFVKHEKRFRDEVIQTWKDALTEAAAISGWDSNTTRPESMLVDGIVEDILRKLDRSFSSDDHRMVGIDKHIAQIQSLLQLEPEAVRIIGIWGMGGIGKTTLARTLHHKLATQFSSRSCVVNAQQEIEKDGIDCLHKKYLSELLEEDISSNGLHFAIERVKRAKVLLILDGVKTSSQIQELIGGHGNFGQGSRIIVTSRDMQVLRNAEADDIHEVKEMNPQDSLQLFSLYAFKQICPMEGYADLVEKVLEYAKGVPLALKVLGSLLYGRTRKAWESELQKLEKLPEIEIFNVLKLSYDGLDGEQKDIFLDIACLYVGDFVNDVVDMLNGCGFSADIGMHVLKDKSLISTLRDRIVVHDLIVEMGKQIVRQECVNHPGKRSRLWDHEEIYDVLRNNQGTDAVQCIFLAMWRIKKLEVHPKSFKSMPNLRMLCFHNYFPGRRQTNVILPACVESLSNSLKLLDWDEFPQRSLPLDFCPKNLVELLMQYSDLEQLWEDDQELPNLKRLDLRASLNLIRIPDLSKFPNIEEIILSGCESLIQVYSSSFLCKLKLLYLNGCLELTSLDLSSNALSRTSGLVGLYNCCKLETFSINRTEVVQSRGCSQIYDDVKFRWTYLEGTSGYQDMNGRDLGEKSCIEIEDLRENLPSQLSQELCWLDLGKCKLFTSLPIDLCKLKLLRRLYLSGCSNLNKIPEIEETLENLAVLVLDETAIQELPSSLHRLVGLEELSLRSCRRLEIIPSSIGRLTKLCKLDLAYCESLETFPRSIYKLKLTKLNLFGCSKLKNFPEILNPAESFAHIDLSWTVVKELPSSLDCLVGLQTLCLNWCCGLESLPNSIGNLSLLSVLDCSACRKLTEIPNDIGRLSSLRELSLRGTGIVYLPENLAHLLCLESLDVSDTRIVSLPESIAHLTSLKSLNVSECRQLDCIPQLPPFLNQLLALKCPSIRRMIGEDAYRFEFFCFPGSAVPNWFPYRCEGNSITVGKDSLDWCNDDRLIGFSMCVVLRFEKKNYTKDSIRDFRCRLTFESDGQIYIIPNNNKLNDYFSFCCYRMGHVEHTFLWKHYLMVSASIDRGTFHADNFTFDFEGKNQQSFKLYPEVKECGICPLYSKEKDDFEERCEKRQCLRHFKFIWI; translated from the exons ATGTTGGGgagttcttcatcttcatcttctgctGCTGCTATTGTTATGACTCCTCCAAAGTATGATGTGTTCTTGAGCTTTAGAGGAGAAGACACACGTGACAACTTCACTAGTCATCTTTATGATGGTCTTTGTAGGAAAAGGATCCAAACATTTATAGATTACAGGCTAGACAAAGGCGATGCAATCTCACCTGAACTGTGCAAAGCTATGGAAGAATCAATGATTTACATCATCATTTTCTCCCAACACTACGCTTCTTCCTCGTGGTGTTTGGATGAACTCGACAAGATTCTGAAATGCAAGAAGAGATATGGAAGGAATGTGATACCGGTTTTCTACAAGGTGGATCCATCAAATGTTAGGCATCAGGAAGGGTGTTATAAAGATGCATTTGTTAAGCATGAAAAGCGATTTCGGGACGAAGTAATACAGACGTGGAAGGATGCTCTAACCGAAGCAGCTGCAATCTCTGGCTGGGATTCAAACACCACTAG ACCAGAATCCATGCTTGTTGATGGTATTGTGGAAGATATTTTAAGAAAATTGGATCGTTCTTTTTCAAGTGACGATCATAGAATGGTTGGAATTGACAAGCACATTGCACAAATCCAGTCCTTGTTGCAGCTTGAGCCAGAAGCTGTTCGGATCATAGGAATTTGGGGCATGGGAGGAATAGGTAAAACTACACTGGCTCGGACACTACATCACAAACTGGCGACCCAATTCAGTTCCAGGAGTTGTGTTGTAAATGCTCAGCAAGAAATAGAAAAAGATGGAATTGACTGTctacataaaaaatatttatcagAACTTCTAGAGGAAGATATCTCGTCAAATGGATTGCATTTTGCTATTGAAAGGGTCAAACGGGCAAAGGTTCTCCTTATTCTTGATGGGGTGAAAACTTCGAGTCAAATTCAAGAGTTAATTGGAGGGCATGGAAACTTCGGCCAGGGAAGTAGAATCATTGTGACTAGCAGAGACATGCAGGTGCTTAGGAATGCTGAAGCTGATGATATACATGAAGTCAAGGAGATGAATCCCCAAGATTCTCTGCAGCTCTTCAGTTTATATGCCTTTAAACAAATCTGCCCCATGGAAGGTTATGCTGACTTAGTAGAAAAGGTATTGGAATATGCTAAAGGGGTTCCATTAGCTCTCAAAGTTTTAGGCTCACTGCTTTATGGTAGAACAAGGAAAGCATGGGAAAGTGAGCTGCAAAAGCTGGAAAAGCTTCCTGAGATTGAGATTTTCAATGTGTTGAAATTAAGCTATGATGGGCTGGATGGTGAACAGAAGGACATATTTCTTGACATAGCTTGCTTATATGTAGGCGATTTTGTGAATGATGTAGTGGATATGCTAAATGGTTGTGGTTTCTCTGCTGACATTGGAATGCATGTTCTGAAAGATAAGAGCCTTATATCTACTTTAAGAGATCGCATCGTGGTGCATGATCTAATAGTGGAAATGGGAAAACAAATTGTTCGTCAAGAATGTGTCAATCATCCTGGAAAACGCAGTCGTCTATGGGACCATGAAGAAATTTATGATGTTTTAAGAAACAACCAG GGGACGGATGCAGTCCAATGTATATTCCTCGCCATGTGGAGGATAAAAAAACTTGAAGTTCATCCAAAAAGTTTCAAAAGCATGCCTAATCTGAGAATGCTTTGTTTCCATAACTATTTTCCGGGAAGACGTCAAACAAATGTGATCCTTCCTGCATGTGTTGAAAGTCTTTCGAATAGTTTAAAACTTCTTGATTGGGATGAATTTCCTCAAAGATCTTTGCCGTTGGACTTTTGTCCAAAAAATCTTGTTGAACTTTTGATGCAATATAGCGATCTTGAACAACTTTGGGAGGATGATCAG GAATTACCGAATTTGAAAAGGCTCGATCTTCGTGCTTCTTTGAACTTGATTCGAATACCAGACCTTTCTAAGTTCCCAAATATTGAAGAAATTATTCTTAGTGGTTGTGAAAGTTTGATTCAAGTTTACTCCTCGAGTTTCCTCTGCAAGCtcaaattattatatttaaatgGTTGTCTTGAGCTTACGAGTTTAGATCTTTCTAGTAATGCTCTATCAAGAACTTCTGGATTAGTGGGGCTCTACAATTGTTGTAAACTGGAAACGTTTTCAATCAATAGAACTGAGGTGGTTCAATCACGTGGTTGTTCCCAAATTTACGATGATGTGAAATTTCGCTGGACTTACCTAGAAGGCACCTCTGGCTATCAAGACATGAATGGAAGAGATCTGGGTGAAAAATCTTGTATAGAGATTGAAGATTTGAGAGAAAATTTGCCTTCACAGCTTTCCCAGGAGCTTTGTTGGTTAGATCTCGGTAAATGTAAGTTATTTACAAGCCTTCCAATTGACCTTTGTAAGTTGAAATTGCTAAGAAGACTTTATCTAAGTGGCTGCTCTAATTTGAACAAAATCCCTGAAATCGAGGAGACACTAGAAAATTTAGCCGTGCTTGTCTTAGACGAAACAGCAATACAAGAACTACCTTCATCCTTACACCGTTTGGTGGGGCTTGAAGAGCTGAGCTTGCGTAGTTGCCGAAGGCTTGAAATTATTCCCTCCTCGATTGGAAGACTCACCAAACTCTGTAAGTTAGACCTTGCCTATTGTGAATCACTTGAAACTTTTCCACGCAGCATTTACAAATTGAAGTTGACAAAACTTAATTTGTTTGGTTGCTCAAAGCTAAAGAACTTCCCAGAGATCTTGAATCCTGCAGAAAGTTTTGCTCACATTGACTTATCATGGACAGTAGTTAAAGAACTGCCTTCATCATTGGACTGTTTGGTGGGTCTTCAAACCTTGTGTCTGAACTGGTGCTGTGGTCTGGAGTCACTTCCAAACAGTATTGGTAATCTAAGCCTTCTCTctgtgcttgactgttcagcCTGTCGTAAATTAACAGAAATCCCAAATGACATAGGCCGCTTGTCATCATTAAGGGAACTGTCATTGCGAGGTACCGGAATCGTGTACCTTCCAGAGAATTTGGCTCATCTTTTATGCTTGGAATCTCTTGATGTAAGTGACACCAGAATCGTGAGCCTTCCAGAGAGTATTGCTCATCTTACAAGTTTGAAATCACTTAATGTAAGTGAATGCAGACAGCTTGATTGTATCCCACAGCTTCCACCATTTCTGAATCAGTTATTGGCATTAAAGTGCCCATCGATTAGAAGAATGATCGGTGAGGATGCGTATAGGTTTGAGTTCTTTTGCTTTCCAGGGAGTGCAGTTCCTAATTGGTTCCCCTATCGTTGCGAGGGAAATTCAATTACTGTGGGTAAAGATTCTCTAGATTGGTGCAATGATGATAGGCTCATTGGTTTTTCTATGTGTGTCGTTTTGCGgtttgaaaagaaaaactatACAAAAGATAGTATTCGTGATTTTAGATGCAGATTAACATTTGAGTCTGATGGCCAAATATACATCATTCCCAACAATAATAAGTTAAACGACTATTTCAGTTTTTGTTGTTATAGAATGGGACATGTCGAGCACACATTCCTATGGAAACATTACTTAATGGTCTCTGCAAGCATCGACAGAGGGACCTTTCATGCTGACAACTTCACTTTTGACTTCGAGGGCAAGAATCAGCAGAGTTTTAAATTATATCCTGAGGTGAAAGAGTGCGGTATATGCCCTCTTTATTCCAAAGAAAAAGATGACTTTGAAGAACGTTGTGAGAAGAGGCAGTGTCTAAG GCATTTCAAATTCATTTGGATTTGA
- the LOC130714030 gene encoding disease resistance protein RUN1-like isoform X3 encodes MLGSSSSSSSAAAIVMTPPKYDVFLSFRGEDTRDNFTSHLYDGLCRKRIQTFIDYRLDKGDAISPELCKAMEESMIYIIIFSQHYASSSWCLDELDKILKCKKRYGRNVIPVFYKVDPSNVRHQEGCYKDAFVKHEKRFRDEVIQTWKDALTEAAAISGWDSNTTRPESMLVDGIVEDILRKLDRSFSSDDHRMVGIDKHIAQIQSLLQLEPEAVRIIGIWGMGGIGKTTLARTLHHKLATQFSSRSCVVNAQQEIEKDGIDCLHKKYLSELLEEDISSNGLHFAIERVKRAKVLLILDGVKTSSQIQELIGGHGNFGQGSRIIVTSRDMQVLRNAEADDIHEVKEMNPQDSLQLFSLYAFKQICPMEGYADLVEKVLEYAKGVPLALKVLGSLLYGRTRKAWESELQKLEKLPEIEIFNVLKLSYDGLDGEQKDIFLDIACLYVGDFVNDVVDMLNGCGFSADIGMHVLKDKSLISTLRDRIVVHDLIVEMGKQIVRQECVNHPGKRSRLWDHEEIYDVLRNNQELPNLKRLDLRASLNLIRIPDLSKFPNIEEIILSGCESLIQVYSSSFLCKLKLLYLNGCLELTSLDLSSNALSRTSGLVGLYNCCKLETFSINRTEVVQSRGCSQIYDDVKFRWTYLEGTSGYQDMNGRDLGEKSCIEIEDLRENLPSQLSQELCWLDLGKCKLFTSLPIDLCKLKLLRRLYLSGCSNLNKIPEIEETLENLAVLVLDETAIQELPSSLHRLVGLEELSLRSCRRLEIIPSSIGRLTKLCKLDLAYCESLETFPRSIYKLKLTKLNLFGCSKLKNFPEILNPAESFAHIDLSWTVVKELPSSLDCLVGLQTLCLNWCCGLESLPNSIGNLSLLSVLDCSACRKLTEIPNDIGRLSSLRELSLRGTGIVYLPENLAHLLCLESLDVSDTRIVSLPESIAHLTSLKSLNVSECRQLDCIPQLPPFLNQLLALKCPSIRRMIGEDAYRFEFFCFPGSAVPNWFPYRCEGNSITVGKDSLDWCNDDRLIGFSMCVVLRFEKKNYTKDSIRDFRCRLTFESDGQIYIIPNNNKLNDYFSFCCYRMGHVEHTFLWKHYLMVSASIDRGTFHADNFTFDFEGKNQQSFKLYPEVKECGICPLYSKEKDDFEERCEKRQCLRHFKFIWI; translated from the exons ATGTTGGGgagttcttcatcttcatcttctgctGCTGCTATTGTTATGACTCCTCCAAAGTATGATGTGTTCTTGAGCTTTAGAGGAGAAGACACACGTGACAACTTCACTAGTCATCTTTATGATGGTCTTTGTAGGAAAAGGATCCAAACATTTATAGATTACAGGCTAGACAAAGGCGATGCAATCTCACCTGAACTGTGCAAAGCTATGGAAGAATCAATGATTTACATCATCATTTTCTCCCAACACTACGCTTCTTCCTCGTGGTGTTTGGATGAACTCGACAAGATTCTGAAATGCAAGAAGAGATATGGAAGGAATGTGATACCGGTTTTCTACAAGGTGGATCCATCAAATGTTAGGCATCAGGAAGGGTGTTATAAAGATGCATTTGTTAAGCATGAAAAGCGATTTCGGGACGAAGTAATACAGACGTGGAAGGATGCTCTAACCGAAGCAGCTGCAATCTCTGGCTGGGATTCAAACACCACTAG ACCAGAATCCATGCTTGTTGATGGTATTGTGGAAGATATTTTAAGAAAATTGGATCGTTCTTTTTCAAGTGACGATCATAGAATGGTTGGAATTGACAAGCACATTGCACAAATCCAGTCCTTGTTGCAGCTTGAGCCAGAAGCTGTTCGGATCATAGGAATTTGGGGCATGGGAGGAATAGGTAAAACTACACTGGCTCGGACACTACATCACAAACTGGCGACCCAATTCAGTTCCAGGAGTTGTGTTGTAAATGCTCAGCAAGAAATAGAAAAAGATGGAATTGACTGTctacataaaaaatatttatcagAACTTCTAGAGGAAGATATCTCGTCAAATGGATTGCATTTTGCTATTGAAAGGGTCAAACGGGCAAAGGTTCTCCTTATTCTTGATGGGGTGAAAACTTCGAGTCAAATTCAAGAGTTAATTGGAGGGCATGGAAACTTCGGCCAGGGAAGTAGAATCATTGTGACTAGCAGAGACATGCAGGTGCTTAGGAATGCTGAAGCTGATGATATACATGAAGTCAAGGAGATGAATCCCCAAGATTCTCTGCAGCTCTTCAGTTTATATGCCTTTAAACAAATCTGCCCCATGGAAGGTTATGCTGACTTAGTAGAAAAGGTATTGGAATATGCTAAAGGGGTTCCATTAGCTCTCAAAGTTTTAGGCTCACTGCTTTATGGTAGAACAAGGAAAGCATGGGAAAGTGAGCTGCAAAAGCTGGAAAAGCTTCCTGAGATTGAGATTTTCAATGTGTTGAAATTAAGCTATGATGGGCTGGATGGTGAACAGAAGGACATATTTCTTGACATAGCTTGCTTATATGTAGGCGATTTTGTGAATGATGTAGTGGATATGCTAAATGGTTGTGGTTTCTCTGCTGACATTGGAATGCATGTTCTGAAAGATAAGAGCCTTATATCTACTTTAAGAGATCGCATCGTGGTGCATGATCTAATAGTGGAAATGGGAAAACAAATTGTTCGTCAAGAATGTGTCAATCATCCTGGAAAACGCAGTCGTCTATGGGACCATGAAGAAATTTATGATGTTTTAAGAAACAACCAG GAATTACCGAATTTGAAAAGGCTCGATCTTCGTGCTTCTTTGAACTTGATTCGAATACCAGACCTTTCTAAGTTCCCAAATATTGAAGAAATTATTCTTAGTGGTTGTGAAAGTTTGATTCAAGTTTACTCCTCGAGTTTCCTCTGCAAGCtcaaattattatatttaaatgGTTGTCTTGAGCTTACGAGTTTAGATCTTTCTAGTAATGCTCTATCAAGAACTTCTGGATTAGTGGGGCTCTACAATTGTTGTAAACTGGAAACGTTTTCAATCAATAGAACTGAGGTGGTTCAATCACGTGGTTGTTCCCAAATTTACGATGATGTGAAATTTCGCTGGACTTACCTAGAAGGCACCTCTGGCTATCAAGACATGAATGGAAGAGATCTGGGTGAAAAATCTTGTATAGAGATTGAAGATTTGAGAGAAAATTTGCCTTCACAGCTTTCCCAGGAGCTTTGTTGGTTAGATCTCGGTAAATGTAAGTTATTTACAAGCCTTCCAATTGACCTTTGTAAGTTGAAATTGCTAAGAAGACTTTATCTAAGTGGCTGCTCTAATTTGAACAAAATCCCTGAAATCGAGGAGACACTAGAAAATTTAGCCGTGCTTGTCTTAGACGAAACAGCAATACAAGAACTACCTTCATCCTTACACCGTTTGGTGGGGCTTGAAGAGCTGAGCTTGCGTAGTTGCCGAAGGCTTGAAATTATTCCCTCCTCGATTGGAAGACTCACCAAACTCTGTAAGTTAGACCTTGCCTATTGTGAATCACTTGAAACTTTTCCACGCAGCATTTACAAATTGAAGTTGACAAAACTTAATTTGTTTGGTTGCTCAAAGCTAAAGAACTTCCCAGAGATCTTGAATCCTGCAGAAAGTTTTGCTCACATTGACTTATCATGGACAGTAGTTAAAGAACTGCCTTCATCATTGGACTGTTTGGTGGGTCTTCAAACCTTGTGTCTGAACTGGTGCTGTGGTCTGGAGTCACTTCCAAACAGTATTGGTAATCTAAGCCTTCTCTctgtgcttgactgttcagcCTGTCGTAAATTAACAGAAATCCCAAATGACATAGGCCGCTTGTCATCATTAAGGGAACTGTCATTGCGAGGTACCGGAATCGTGTACCTTCCAGAGAATTTGGCTCATCTTTTATGCTTGGAATCTCTTGATGTAAGTGACACCAGAATCGTGAGCCTTCCAGAGAGTATTGCTCATCTTACAAGTTTGAAATCACTTAATGTAAGTGAATGCAGACAGCTTGATTGTATCCCACAGCTTCCACCATTTCTGAATCAGTTATTGGCATTAAAGTGCCCATCGATTAGAAGAATGATCGGTGAGGATGCGTATAGGTTTGAGTTCTTTTGCTTTCCAGGGAGTGCAGTTCCTAATTGGTTCCCCTATCGTTGCGAGGGAAATTCAATTACTGTGGGTAAAGATTCTCTAGATTGGTGCAATGATGATAGGCTCATTGGTTTTTCTATGTGTGTCGTTTTGCGgtttgaaaagaaaaactatACAAAAGATAGTATTCGTGATTTTAGATGCAGATTAACATTTGAGTCTGATGGCCAAATATACATCATTCCCAACAATAATAAGTTAAACGACTATTTCAGTTTTTGTTGTTATAGAATGGGACATGTCGAGCACACATTCCTATGGAAACATTACTTAATGGTCTCTGCAAGCATCGACAGAGGGACCTTTCATGCTGACAACTTCACTTTTGACTTCGAGGGCAAGAATCAGCAGAGTTTTAAATTATATCCTGAGGTGAAAGAGTGCGGTATATGCCCTCTTTATTCCAAAGAAAAAGATGACTTTGAAGAACGTTGTGAGAAGAGGCAGTGTCTAAG GCATTTCAAATTCATTTGGATTTGA
- the LOC130714030 gene encoding disease resistance protein RPV1-like isoform X2 translates to MLGSSSSSSSAAAIVMTPPKYDVFLSFRGEDTRDNFTSHLYDGLCRKRIQTFIDYRLDKGDAISPELCKAMEESMIYIIIFSQHYASSSWCLDELDKILKCKKRYGRNVIPVFYKVDPSNVRHQEGCYKDAFVKHEKRFRDEVIQTWKDALTEAAAISGWDSNTTRPESMLVDGIVEDILRKLDRSFSSDDHRMVGIDKHIAQIQSLLQLEPEAVRIIGIWGMGGIGKTTLARTLHHKLATQFSSRSCVVNAQQEIEKDGIDCLHKKYLSELLEEDISSNGLHFAIERVKRAKVLLILDGVKTSSQIQELIGGHGNFGQGSRIIVTSRDMQVLRNAEADDIHEVKEMNPQDSLQLFSLYAFKQICPMEGYADLVEKVLEYAKGVPLALKVLGSLLYGRTRKAWESELQKLEKLPEIEIFNVLKLSYDGLDGEQKDIFLDIACLYVGDFVNDVVDMLNGCGFSADIGMHVLKDKSLISTLRDRIVVHDLIVEMGKQIVRQECVNHPGKRSRLWDHEEIYDVLRNNQGTDAVQCIFLAMWRIKKLEVHPKSFKSMPNLRMLCFHNYFPGRRQTNVILPACVESLSNSLKLLDWDEFPQRSLPLDFCPKNLVELLMQYSDLEQLWEDDQELPNLKRLDLRASLNLIRIPDLSKFPNIEEIILSGCESLIQVYSSSFLCKLKLLYLNGCLELTSLDLSSNALSRTSGLVGLYNCCKLETFSINRTEVVQSRGCSQIYDDVKFRWTYLEGTSGYQDMNGRDLGEKSCIEIEDLRENLPSQLSQELCWLDLGKCKLFTSLPIDLCKLKLLRRLYLSGCSNLNKIPEIEETLENLAVLVLDETAIQELPSSLHRLVGLEELSLRSCRRLEIIPSSIGRLTKLCKLDLAYCESLETFPRSIYKLKLTKLNLFGCSKLKNFPEILNPAESFAHIDLSWTVVKELPSSLDCLVGLQTLCLNWCCGLESLPNSIGNLSLLSVLDCSACRKLTEIPNDIGRLSSLRELSLRGTGIVYLPENLAHLLCLESLDVSDTRIVSLPESIAHLTSLKSLNVSECRQLDCIPQLPPFLNQLLALKCPSIRRMIGEDAYRFEFFCFPGSAVPNWFPYRCEGNSITVGKDSLDWCNDDRLIGFSMCVVLRFEKKNYTKDSIRDFRCRLTFESDGQIYIIPNNNKLNDYFSFCCYRMGHVEHTFLWKHYLMVSASIDRGTFHADNFTFDFEGKNQQSFKLYPEVKECGICPLYSKEKDDFEERCEKRQCLR, encoded by the exons ATGTTGGGgagttcttcatcttcatcttctgctGCTGCTATTGTTATGACTCCTCCAAAGTATGATGTGTTCTTGAGCTTTAGAGGAGAAGACACACGTGACAACTTCACTAGTCATCTTTATGATGGTCTTTGTAGGAAAAGGATCCAAACATTTATAGATTACAGGCTAGACAAAGGCGATGCAATCTCACCTGAACTGTGCAAAGCTATGGAAGAATCAATGATTTACATCATCATTTTCTCCCAACACTACGCTTCTTCCTCGTGGTGTTTGGATGAACTCGACAAGATTCTGAAATGCAAGAAGAGATATGGAAGGAATGTGATACCGGTTTTCTACAAGGTGGATCCATCAAATGTTAGGCATCAGGAAGGGTGTTATAAAGATGCATTTGTTAAGCATGAAAAGCGATTTCGGGACGAAGTAATACAGACGTGGAAGGATGCTCTAACCGAAGCAGCTGCAATCTCTGGCTGGGATTCAAACACCACTAG ACCAGAATCCATGCTTGTTGATGGTATTGTGGAAGATATTTTAAGAAAATTGGATCGTTCTTTTTCAAGTGACGATCATAGAATGGTTGGAATTGACAAGCACATTGCACAAATCCAGTCCTTGTTGCAGCTTGAGCCAGAAGCTGTTCGGATCATAGGAATTTGGGGCATGGGAGGAATAGGTAAAACTACACTGGCTCGGACACTACATCACAAACTGGCGACCCAATTCAGTTCCAGGAGTTGTGTTGTAAATGCTCAGCAAGAAATAGAAAAAGATGGAATTGACTGTctacataaaaaatatttatcagAACTTCTAGAGGAAGATATCTCGTCAAATGGATTGCATTTTGCTATTGAAAGGGTCAAACGGGCAAAGGTTCTCCTTATTCTTGATGGGGTGAAAACTTCGAGTCAAATTCAAGAGTTAATTGGAGGGCATGGAAACTTCGGCCAGGGAAGTAGAATCATTGTGACTAGCAGAGACATGCAGGTGCTTAGGAATGCTGAAGCTGATGATATACATGAAGTCAAGGAGATGAATCCCCAAGATTCTCTGCAGCTCTTCAGTTTATATGCCTTTAAACAAATCTGCCCCATGGAAGGTTATGCTGACTTAGTAGAAAAGGTATTGGAATATGCTAAAGGGGTTCCATTAGCTCTCAAAGTTTTAGGCTCACTGCTTTATGGTAGAACAAGGAAAGCATGGGAAAGTGAGCTGCAAAAGCTGGAAAAGCTTCCTGAGATTGAGATTTTCAATGTGTTGAAATTAAGCTATGATGGGCTGGATGGTGAACAGAAGGACATATTTCTTGACATAGCTTGCTTATATGTAGGCGATTTTGTGAATGATGTAGTGGATATGCTAAATGGTTGTGGTTTCTCTGCTGACATTGGAATGCATGTTCTGAAAGATAAGAGCCTTATATCTACTTTAAGAGATCGCATCGTGGTGCATGATCTAATAGTGGAAATGGGAAAACAAATTGTTCGTCAAGAATGTGTCAATCATCCTGGAAAACGCAGTCGTCTATGGGACCATGAAGAAATTTATGATGTTTTAAGAAACAACCAG GGGACGGATGCAGTCCAATGTATATTCCTCGCCATGTGGAGGATAAAAAAACTTGAAGTTCATCCAAAAAGTTTCAAAAGCATGCCTAATCTGAGAATGCTTTGTTTCCATAACTATTTTCCGGGAAGACGTCAAACAAATGTGATCCTTCCTGCATGTGTTGAAAGTCTTTCGAATAGTTTAAAACTTCTTGATTGGGATGAATTTCCTCAAAGATCTTTGCCGTTGGACTTTTGTCCAAAAAATCTTGTTGAACTTTTGATGCAATATAGCGATCTTGAACAACTTTGGGAGGATGATCAG GAATTACCGAATTTGAAAAGGCTCGATCTTCGTGCTTCTTTGAACTTGATTCGAATACCAGACCTTTCTAAGTTCCCAAATATTGAAGAAATTATTCTTAGTGGTTGTGAAAGTTTGATTCAAGTTTACTCCTCGAGTTTCCTCTGCAAGCtcaaattattatatttaaatgGTTGTCTTGAGCTTACGAGTTTAGATCTTTCTAGTAATGCTCTATCAAGAACTTCTGGATTAGTGGGGCTCTACAATTGTTGTAAACTGGAAACGTTTTCAATCAATAGAACTGAGGTGGTTCAATCACGTGGTTGTTCCCAAATTTACGATGATGTGAAATTTCGCTGGACTTACCTAGAAGGCACCTCTGGCTATCAAGACATGAATGGAAGAGATCTGGGTGAAAAATCTTGTATAGAGATTGAAGATTTGAGAGAAAATTTGCCTTCACAGCTTTCCCAGGAGCTTTGTTGGTTAGATCTCGGTAAATGTAAGTTATTTACAAGCCTTCCAATTGACCTTTGTAAGTTGAAATTGCTAAGAAGACTTTATCTAAGTGGCTGCTCTAATTTGAACAAAATCCCTGAAATCGAGGAGACACTAGAAAATTTAGCCGTGCTTGTCTTAGACGAAACAGCAATACAAGAACTACCTTCATCCTTACACCGTTTGGTGGGGCTTGAAGAGCTGAGCTTGCGTAGTTGCCGAAGGCTTGAAATTATTCCCTCCTCGATTGGAAGACTCACCAAACTCTGTAAGTTAGACCTTGCCTATTGTGAATCACTTGAAACTTTTCCACGCAGCATTTACAAATTGAAGTTGACAAAACTTAATTTGTTTGGTTGCTCAAAGCTAAAGAACTTCCCAGAGATCTTGAATCCTGCAGAAAGTTTTGCTCACATTGACTTATCATGGACAGTAGTTAAAGAACTGCCTTCATCATTGGACTGTTTGGTGGGTCTTCAAACCTTGTGTCTGAACTGGTGCTGTGGTCTGGAGTCACTTCCAAACAGTATTGGTAATCTAAGCCTTCTCTctgtgcttgactgttcagcCTGTCGTAAATTAACAGAAATCCCAAATGACATAGGCCGCTTGTCATCATTAAGGGAACTGTCATTGCGAGGTACCGGAATCGTGTACCTTCCAGAGAATTTGGCTCATCTTTTATGCTTGGAATCTCTTGATGTAAGTGACACCAGAATCGTGAGCCTTCCAGAGAGTATTGCTCATCTTACAAGTTTGAAATCACTTAATGTAAGTGAATGCAGACAGCTTGATTGTATCCCACAGCTTCCACCATTTCTGAATCAGTTATTGGCATTAAAGTGCCCATCGATTAGAAGAATGATCGGTGAGGATGCGTATAGGTTTGAGTTCTTTTGCTTTCCAGGGAGTGCAGTTCCTAATTGGTTCCCCTATCGTTGCGAGGGAAATTCAATTACTGTGGGTAAAGATTCTCTAGATTGGTGCAATGATGATAGGCTCATTGGTTTTTCTATGTGTGTCGTTTTGCGgtttgaaaagaaaaactatACAAAAGATAGTATTCGTGATTTTAGATGCAGATTAACATTTGAGTCTGATGGCCAAATATACATCATTCCCAACAATAATAAGTTAAACGACTATTTCAGTTTTTGTTGTTATAGAATGGGACATGTCGAGCACACATTCCTATGGAAACATTACTTAATGGTCTCTGCAAGCATCGACAGAGGGACCTTTCATGCTGACAACTTCACTTTTGACTTCGAGGGCAAGAATCAGCAGAGTTTTAAATTATATCCTGAGGTGAAAGAGTGCGGTATATGCCCTCTTTATTCCAAAGAAAAAGATGACTTTGAAGAACGTTGTGAGAAGAGGCAGTGTCTAAGGTGA